The Sorangiineae bacterium MSr11954 DNA segment CGAAAGAAGAGCGAGCGCAGGACCTGGACTTGAAAGTTCGGCTGCCGCTCCCAGCCCTCGGGGAAGTGTTCGGCCACCGCGCGGAGGATGTAGCGAATGTCGCGCTCGAGATCCTGAAACGGGAGCTTGAGGTCGAAGCTCTGGAGGATATGGCGAAAGGTGGAGGCGAGATCGTCCGGGTAGTACGAGCGGTACGTGGGCTCGTCGCCGTCGAGGTGCTCGGTGGAGACGGCGGGGCGCGAGAAGATGTATTCGTTGCGATGGTAACGGCGATCGAGCACCCGGCTGGCGACGGAGTTGTAAAAGGTCTCGGCGCACTCCGGCTGCTTGTGGTCGTGCAGGAGGGCGATGAACGAGGTGCGGATCGATTGCCAGAGGGTGTCGTCGAGGCCGAGATCGGGGAAGCGCTCGGCCAGGGTGATCACCGCCTCGCGGACGCGCTGATCGTACATATCGATGCGCGCGACGGCCGCCGCCCGCCCGCCGGCCCAGTCGGCCCGCTCGAAGCGCTCCTTGGCGCGGCCGGTGGTCTCGCGAAAGAGCCGATAGTGCTTGTCGAACCCGTCGAGGATGGCCCGTGCGATGTAGAAGCTTGCGCTCATCTCCTCCAGATTACCGCGGCTCTCGCCTCGGGAGCAGCGGATGCGGTGCGGGGCGACTATCGTCACACCATGGACCTGAATCTCCTCATCGCCCTCGATACGTTGCTGCGCGAGGGCAGCGTCGCCAAAGCTGCGGCTCGGCTCTCCCTGAGCCCGCCCGCCATGAGCCGCACCCTGACCCGCATTCGCGAGGCGACCGGAGATCCCATTCTCGTCCGCGCCGGCCGCGGCCTGGTGCCGACCCCGCGCGCGGTGGCCATGCAGGACGAGGTGCGCGCGGTGGTGGAGCGGGCGGCGCGTTTGCTCGCGCCGGGTGCGCCCAGCCGGCCCGAGGAGTTCGTCCGCAGCTTTGCGATTCGGGCCAACGACGCGCTCATCTGGAGCCTCGGCGCGCGGTTGATCGCGCGCGCGGCCAAGGAGGCGCCGAAGGTGGTGCTTCGGTTCGTGCCCGAGGGCGACGAGGACGTGGACGCGCTCCGGGACGGCCGGGTCGATCTCGACATCGGCGTGCAAGGTGCGCTGGGACCGGAGATTCGCATGCAACAGCTGAGCGTCGAGCACTCCGTCGCCCTCGTTCGCAAGGAGAACCACCTCGCGTCCGGGCGCGTGACGTCCAAGCGCTTCGCCGCCGCCTCGCACCTCCTCATTTCACGGCGCGGCAAGAGCCATGGGCCCATCGATCGCGAGCTCGCCAAGGAGGGGCTCGCGCGCCACGTGGCCGCGGTGGTGCCGTCGTTCGGGGCGGCGCTCAGCATCGTGTCCACCAGCGATCTGGTGGTGACGGTGCCGGCCGGGGTCGCGGCCACCGCCGCCCGCACCTTCGAGGTGGTCTCCTTTCGGATCCCGCTGGAGCTCGAGTCGCTGGCGTTTGCCATGGCCTGGCACCCGCGCTTCGACGCCGATCCGGCTCACGCGTGGCTTCGCGACGGCGTCCGCGCCTCTTTCCGCGCGCCGAAGTGACGGGAGGGCGCCACGAGCTCGATGACGAAGTCGAGGAAGGCGCGCACCTTGGCGGGCGGCAGCCTGGCCGAGCGATGGTACGCGTGGACCGGGAAGCGCTCGTCGGCCCACTCGGGCAGGAGCTGCACC contains these protein-coding regions:
- a CDS encoding LysR family transcriptional regulator, coding for MDLNLLIALDTLLREGSVAKAAARLSLSPPAMSRTLTRIREATGDPILVRAGRGLVPTPRAVAMQDEVRAVVERAARLLAPGAPSRPEEFVRSFAIRANDALIWSLGARLIARAAKEAPKVVLRFVPEGDEDVDALRDGRVDLDIGVQGALGPEIRMQQLSVEHSVALVRKENHLASGRVTSKRFAAASHLLISRRGKSHGPIDRELAKEGLARHVAAVVPSFGAALSIVSTSDLVVTVPAGVAATAARTFEVVSFRIPLELESLAFAMAWHPRFDADPAHAWLRDGVRASFRAPK